One window of the Spirochaetota bacterium genome contains the following:
- a CDS encoding YdcF family protein, which translates to MMKKFKILLGIAAVLLILSQAVLVSIYLQVRGEAGKYIVEEIGDVPCAATCIVLGAAVYEDGRISDVLYDRLAKALDLYRAGKVKKILLSGDHSTFEYNEVRQMRDFMARRGVPPGALLLDHGGFNTYSSMVRARRVFHADDCIVVTQRFHLHRALYIARRVGLRAWGYPADRRRYLYRKRYAVREYLAGVKAFLDLLVGREPQSEGRAVPLTGEGPRGRD; encoded by the coding sequence ATGATGAAAAAGTTTAAGATACTACTCGGCATAGCTGCCGTCCTGCTGATCCTTTCCCAGGCCGTCCTGGTTTCGATTTACCTCCAAGTCCGCGGTGAAGCCGGAAAATATATCGTGGAGGAGATCGGAGACGTTCCTTGCGCCGCAACATGCATTGTCCTTGGCGCCGCGGTGTACGAGGACGGCAGGATCTCCGACGTGCTCTACGACAGGCTGGCGAAAGCCCTGGATCTGTACCGGGCCGGTAAAGTGAAGAAAATCCTCCTGAGCGGCGACCACAGCACCTTTGAATACAACGAGGTGAGGCAGATGAGGGATTTCATGGCGCGGAGGGGGGTGCCGCCCGGGGCCCTTCTGCTGGACCATGGGGGATTCAACACCTACAGCTCCATGGTGCGGGCCCGCAGGGTCTTTCACGCCGATGACTGCATCGTGGTGACACAGCGCTTCCACCTGCACCGGGCCCTGTATATCGCGCGGCGCGTGGGGCTCCGGGCCTGGGGCTATCCGGCTGACCGTCGGCGCTACCTGTACAGGAAGCGCTACGCCGTGCGGGAATACCTTGCCGGCGTGAAGGCCTTTCTGGACCTGCTGGTCGGCCGGGAGCCGCAATCAGAGGGAAGAGCCGTACCCCTGACCGGGGAAGGCCCTCGGGGCCGTGACTGA
- a CDS encoding 4Fe-4S binding protein: MEDQVYYRLREVLDTIPNGFPATESGVEIKLLKKIFTEEEAELAMKLKLQFETLDDIAKRTGLDRGYLDTTLRAMNQKGQVFRINFGGTSVFKLLPFVFGIYEFQLPRIDREFTELFEQYSKEAFQKEFFSRTPALMKVVPIGVDVSPDSTVEPYESVVKLIEGAKSWMVNECVCKKERALMGHRCDRPMEVCLAFAPVEHVFDNVKTGRAITKEEAYRILKESEEAGLVHQVSNTATGHIYICNCCECCCLPLRSFKEIGTNATARSNYRAAVDASICTACGVCVDRCQVDAIEVGECAVIGDCIGCGLCATSCPAGAIRMVRRDQAEQLPVPKTELEWFQERAKSRGKGDEYKRML, translated from the coding sequence ATGGAGGACCAGGTATATTACAGGCTGCGTGAGGTGCTTGATACCATTCCGAACGGCTTTCCCGCCACCGAGAGCGGTGTCGAGATCAAGCTGCTGAAAAAGATCTTTACCGAGGAAGAAGCTGAGCTCGCCATGAAGCTCAAGCTGCAGTTCGAAACCCTTGATGATATTGCAAAAAGGACGGGTCTTGACCGCGGCTATCTTGATACCACGCTGCGCGCGATGAATCAGAAAGGGCAGGTCTTTCGTATCAATTTCGGCGGGACTTCCGTTTTCAAGCTCCTTCCGTTCGTATTCGGCATCTATGAATTCCAGCTTCCCCGGATCGACCGGGAATTCACCGAACTATTTGAACAATACTCCAAAGAGGCGTTCCAGAAGGAATTCTTCAGCCGGACGCCGGCCCTCATGAAGGTGGTGCCCATCGGTGTTGATGTTTCTCCCGACTCAACGGTCGAACCCTATGAAAGCGTGGTAAAGCTCATCGAAGGGGCGAAATCGTGGATGGTCAACGAATGCGTCTGCAAAAAGGAACGGGCCCTCATGGGCCATCGGTGCGACCGGCCTATGGAGGTCTGCCTTGCCTTCGCACCGGTGGAACATGTATTCGATAATGTAAAGACGGGGCGCGCCATCACTAAAGAGGAAGCGTACAGGATACTGAAAGAGTCGGAGGAGGCCGGTCTCGTTCACCAGGTGTCGAATACGGCGACGGGCCATATCTATATCTGCAACTGCTGCGAATGCTGCTGTCTGCCGCTTCGCAGCTTCAAAGAGATCGGCACAAACGCGACGGCGCGCTCAAACTACCGGGCAGCGGTAGATGCAAGTATCTGCACCGCCTGCGGAGTCTGCGTTGACCGCTGTCAGGTGGATGCGATCGAGGTGGGAGAGTGCGCAGTCATCGGAGATTGCATCGGCTGCGGACTCTGCGCGACATCCTGCCCCGCCGGAGCGATACGGATGGTCCGGCGTGATCAGGCCGAACAGTTGCCGGTTCCCAAAACCGAGCTCGAGTGGTTTCAAGAGCGCGCAAAATCCCGCGGCAAGGGAGATGAATACAAACGCATGCTGTAA
- a CDS encoding molybdopterin-dependent oxidoreductase, whose protein sequence is MSTWHKTGCILCAQNCGLEVEIENNRIVKVKGDRDNPRSRGYVCRKGMKIAHHQHHEDRLKFPLKRTERGFERISWDQAIDEIAAKLKDITGKNGPHSYAYMGGGGQGCHFEAASGVTLMKSIGSRYHYNALGQELTGLFWAYGRATGKQYKFAIPDEHNCDMFVGIGWNGMVSHQLPRAPLFLREFSKNPDKLLVIIDPRKTETAEIADIHLAVRPGTDALLTKAMIAIVIDEGWTDEEYIRDHVSGYEEIKGWFAGFNARAAVEFCGLDYEQVKEVCRQLRLRKACCHPDLGVYMNRHSTLTLYLEIILFTITGNLCVPGGNVIPGMLMPIVGHSDERDEKTWRTRKTGYPALAGVFPPNVMPEEILSDGPDRLRAVLCTQCNPLRSFADTTAYEKAFSKLELLVVFEVAMTETAKLAHYVLPARTGYESWDSTFFTWTWPEIYFQMRRPVVEPDGECLELGEIHLRIADKMGLIPEIPEALYAAAKENRLKFGMELMNFAKANPAALKAMPFIVAKTLGKEMGSGNLANLWAMLMAAPGSFKKCAVRAGFAKGPLMGEEIFKAIMDHPEGLWIGKSDPEDNFSDLSTEDKKINVHAPEMKEWLSEIETERERRELELDAQYPFILSSGRHMPYNANTIMRDPAWNEGKRACTCIMNPADADKLSLKDGDMVRVSTEAGSVEVELEVTDQTCKRYVMIPHGFGLEYQGKACGANANRLSSGSHRDRFAGTPFHRYIPCRVEKIQGG, encoded by the coding sequence ATGAGCACCTGGCACAAAACCGGATGCATTCTCTGCGCGCAAAACTGCGGACTCGAGGTTGAGATCGAGAACAACCGCATAGTGAAAGTCAAGGGCGACAGGGACAATCCCCGGAGCAGGGGCTACGTCTGCCGCAAGGGGATGAAGATCGCCCACCACCAGCACCATGAGGACAGGCTGAAGTTTCCCCTGAAGCGGACGGAGCGAGGCTTTGAGCGCATATCATGGGACCAGGCGATAGACGAAATCGCCGCGAAGCTGAAGGATATAACAGGAAAGAACGGCCCGCACTCCTATGCCTACATGGGGGGCGGCGGCCAGGGCTGCCACTTCGAGGCCGCCTCCGGCGTGACCCTGATGAAATCGATCGGTTCGAGGTATCACTACAACGCCCTCGGCCAGGAGCTAACCGGCCTCTTCTGGGCCTACGGCCGGGCCACGGGCAAGCAGTACAAGTTCGCCATACCGGACGAGCACAACTGCGACATGTTCGTCGGTATCGGCTGGAACGGCATGGTGAGCCACCAGCTGCCGCGGGCCCCGCTCTTCCTCCGGGAATTTTCTAAGAATCCGGACAAGCTCCTGGTGATAATCGATCCGCGAAAGACCGAAACTGCCGAGATCGCCGACATACACCTGGCCGTCAGGCCGGGGACCGACGCCCTGCTCACCAAGGCAATGATCGCCATCGTGATCGATGAGGGATGGACCGACGAAGAATATATCCGGGACCACGTATCCGGCTATGAGGAGATCAAAGGCTGGTTCGCCGGCTTTAACGCCCGGGCGGCCGTCGAATTCTGCGGCCTTGATTACGAACAGGTGAAAGAAGTCTGCAGGCAGCTGAGACTGAGGAAGGCCTGCTGCCACCCGGACCTGGGCGTATACATGAACCGCCACAGCACACTGACGCTCTATCTTGAAATAATCCTTTTCACCATAACCGGAAACCTGTGCGTTCCCGGTGGGAATGTCATCCCCGGAATGCTCATGCCCATCGTGGGCCACAGCGACGAGCGGGACGAGAAGACCTGGCGCACCCGTAAAACCGGGTATCCCGCCCTGGCGGGGGTCTTCCCGCCGAACGTGATGCCGGAAGAGATACTGAGCGATGGACCGGACAGGCTCCGCGCTGTCCTGTGCACCCAGTGCAATCCTCTCCGCTCCTTCGCGGACACGACCGCCTACGAGAAGGCCTTCTCGAAGCTGGAGCTCCTGGTGGTATTCGAAGTCGCCATGACGGAAACCGCGAAGCTCGCCCATTACGTGCTGCCGGCAAGGACCGGGTACGAGTCATGGGACTCCACGTTCTTTACCTGGACCTGGCCGGAGATCTACTTCCAGATGAGGCGGCCCGTGGTGGAGCCCGATGGTGAATGCCTTGAGCTCGGCGAGATCCACCTGCGCATAGCCGATAAAATGGGACTCATCCCGGAGATACCGGAAGCCCTTTATGCCGCCGCGAAGGAGAACAGGCTCAAGTTCGGCATGGAGCTGATGAACTTCGCCAAGGCCAATCCGGCCGCCCTGAAAGCAATGCCCTTTATCGTGGCAAAAACCCTGGGAAAAGAGATGGGGTCCGGGAACCTTGCCAATCTCTGGGCAATGCTCATGGCCGCGCCGGGTAGCTTCAAGAAGTGCGCGGTCCGGGCCGGCTTCGCCAAGGGCCCCCTCATGGGAGAGGAGATATTCAAGGCCATCATGGACCATCCCGAAGGGCTCTGGATAGGCAAATCAGACCCGGAGGACAACTTCTCAGACCTGAGCACCGAGGACAAGAAGATCAATGTCCATGCTCCTGAAATGAAGGAGTGGCTCTCGGAGATCGAGACAGAGAGGGAGAGGCGGGAGCTGGAACTCGACGCGCAGTATCCCTTCATCCTCTCGTCGGGACGGCACATGCCCTATAACGCCAACACCATCATGCGCGATCCGGCATGGAACGAGGGGAAGCGGGCCTGCACTTGCATTATGAATCCCGCCGACGCGGATAAGCTCTCCCTCAAAGACGGCGACATGGTGAGAGTATCCACCGAGGCGGGGTCCGTCGAGGTCGAGCTCGAAGTGACGGACCAGACATGTAA
- a CDS encoding PadR family transcriptional regulator: protein MPKSNKTKYAILGLLASGPRSGYDIKKTVDHSIGFFWNENYGHLYPILNRMERGGLLSMTQSGRASGPVKKVYAITARGKKELLAWLRTPVDDQPIRNELLLRIFFGRRAGAGDVKNMVRAEKKKNQELVSIFNEIKSGIERGNSSDAPYWAITLDFGIRKSEMIIQWCDETLKALGRMK from the coding sequence ATGCCGAAATCCAATAAAACGAAATACGCGATCCTGGGGCTTCTCGCGTCAGGCCCGCGGTCGGGATATGACATTAAAAAGACCGTCGACCACAGCATCGGCTTCTTTTGGAATGAAAACTATGGCCACCTCTATCCGATCCTGAACCGGATGGAGCGGGGAGGACTGCTGTCGATGACGCAGTCAGGCAGGGCGTCGGGACCGGTGAAAAAAGTGTATGCCATCACGGCGCGAGGTAAAAAAGAGCTTCTGGCGTGGCTCAGAACGCCGGTTGACGATCAGCCGATACGGAATGAGCTCCTGCTCAGGATATTCTTCGGCAGGCGTGCTGGAGCCGGGGACGTTAAAAATATGGTGCGTGCTGAAAAAAAGAAGAACCAGGAGCTGGTGTCTATTTTCAATGAGATAAAATCAGGCATAGAAAGAGGCAATTCGAGTGATGCGCCCTACTGGGCGATTACCCTCGATTTTGGAATACGCAAATCAGAAATGATCATCCAATGGTGCGACGAGACACTGAAGGCGCTGGGACGCATGAAGTGA
- a CDS encoding PadR family transcriptional regulator has product MSTKHMILGALMSGPAHGYSLRSEGTIKVLEEFGINDGQLYPLLKKMTGEGLIKKEIEYRESGPNRHNYHITPAGRKEFTSWLTGAEGEERAFRYEMIRKDEFLNKCMYFRFLDAAASADKLRGQIAETEVTIGDFQNAYDDMKSRNFEELHLMIVRYCIMSLETRVRWLREMEGFFAPSGNNRKRVKAKQ; this is encoded by the coding sequence ATGTCGACAAAACACATGATACTGGGAGCGCTGATGAGCGGCCCCGCCCACGGATACAGCCTGAGGTCTGAAGGCACGATAAAGGTGCTGGAGGAATTCGGCATCAACGACGGGCAGCTCTATCCCCTTCTCAAAAAGATGACCGGTGAGGGCCTCATAAAAAAGGAAATCGAATACCGGGAATCGGGCCCCAACCGGCACAATTATCACATCACCCCGGCGGGACGGAAGGAATTCACCTCCTGGCTCACCGGCGCCGAGGGAGAGGAGCGCGCCTTCCGGTACGAGATGATACGGAAGGACGAGTTCCTGAACAAGTGCATGTACTTCCGCTTCCTGGACGCCGCGGCTTCAGCGGATAAGCTCAGGGGCCAGATCGCCGAGACCGAAGTGACCATCGGGGATTTCCAGAACGCCTACGACGACATGAAGAGCCGGAATTTCGAAGAGCTACACCTGATGATCGTCAGGTACTGCATCATGAGCCTGGAGACGCGGGTGCGCTGGCTCAGGGAGATGGAGGGATTCTTTGCGCCCTCCGGGAACAACAGGAAAAGAGTGAAAGCAAAACAATGA
- a CDS encoding MBL fold metallo-hydrolase, translating into MIDRNRPAVLLFALIALSAPCACSRDAGPFQAGTKARDLAAHTAEFKKDLIRVTDGVYVAVGYGLANSVLLVGNGGTVIVDVMESNEAALPVKKSFDRITKKPLKAIIFTHFHTDHVSGAEVFTGGRSVDIYSHEKTLEELDRVTTVTQEITYKRSMRMFGTFLRKEDFENCGIGPLLKFNDKTTFSHIRPTKTFSGGRMKVKIAGMAMELIHAPGETDDQIVVWLPEKKVLIAADNFYKSFPNLYTIRGTRYRDVQAWARSLEMMRKLQADYLVPCHSRPITGRAKIGRVLADYRDAIQYVHDQTVRGINRGLTPDEIVEQVKLPRHLADKPYLREYYGTVAWSVRNIFNGYLGWFSGDSTALNPLPPKERAERMAALAGGKKTLLEKTRKALNDGDLQWTLELSGHLLSLDPSMGEALEIRSSALRALAAKSGNANEKNYYFSQALEADGKLTLTGVKITRELAHRVPLAAIFNAMGARLNPEKSKDVTQTVGFRFPDTKEAYTVQVRRGIAFIEPAFPNRADITVTVSSNTWKDIVTKLVNPAAALARGDVKIEGGVLNLVRFLDLFSD; encoded by the coding sequence ATGATAGATCGCAACCGCCCCGCAGTATTACTTTTTGCATTGATTGCACTGTCCGCCCCGTGCGCATGTTCCAGGGATGCCGGCCCGTTCCAGGCCGGCACGAAGGCGCGGGATCTTGCAGCGCACACCGCGGAATTTAAAAAAGACCTCATCAGGGTGACCGACGGCGTGTACGTGGCCGTCGGCTATGGCCTGGCCAACTCGGTCCTCCTGGTCGGCAACGGCGGCACGGTGATTGTCGATGTCATGGAAAGCAACGAGGCGGCGCTGCCGGTAAAAAAATCCTTTGACAGGATAACGAAGAAACCCCTGAAGGCGATCATCTTCACCCACTTCCACACGGACCATGTCTCAGGAGCCGAGGTGTTCACCGGCGGCAGGAGCGTCGACATCTATTCCCATGAAAAGACCCTGGAGGAGCTGGACCGCGTGACCACGGTCACCCAGGAGATCACCTATAAAAGAAGCATGCGGATGTTCGGGACTTTTCTACGGAAAGAAGATTTCGAAAACTGCGGCATCGGGCCCCTGCTGAAATTCAATGACAAAACAACCTTCTCCCACATCCGCCCCACAAAAACTTTTTCCGGCGGCCGGATGAAGGTGAAGATCGCCGGGATGGCCATGGAGCTCATCCACGCCCCGGGCGAGACCGACGACCAGATCGTGGTGTGGCTCCCGGAAAAGAAGGTCCTCATAGCCGCGGACAATTTCTACAAGTCCTTCCCGAACCTCTATACCATACGCGGCACCAGGTACCGCGACGTGCAGGCTTGGGCGCGGTCCCTGGAAATGATGCGTAAGCTCCAGGCCGATTACCTGGTCCCCTGCCACAGCCGTCCCATAACCGGCAGGGCGAAAATCGGCCGGGTGCTGGCGGATTACCGCGACGCCATCCAATATGTCCATGACCAGACCGTGCGCGGCATCAACAGGGGTCTCACGCCGGACGAGATCGTGGAACAGGTCAAGCTGCCGCGGCACCTGGCAGATAAACCCTATCTCCGCGAGTATTACGGCACCGTGGCATGGTCGGTCCGGAACATTTTCAACGGCTACCTCGGATGGTTCAGCGGCGATTCCACGGCCCTGAATCCCCTGCCGCCGAAGGAGCGGGCAGAGCGCATGGCTGCCCTTGCCGGCGGCAAAAAGACCCTCCTTGAAAAAACACGGAAAGCGTTGAATGACGGCGACCTCCAGTGGACACTGGAGCTCTCCGGACACCTCCTCAGCCTTGATCCGTCCATGGGAGAAGCCCTGGAAATAAGGTCCTCGGCCCTGCGGGCCCTCGCAGCGAAATCGGGCAACGCCAACGAAAAGAACTACTACTTCTCCCAGGCCCTTGAAGCCGACGGGAAGCTCACACTCACCGGGGTGAAGATCACCAGGGAACTGGCTCACCGCGTTCCCCTGGCCGCGATCTTTAACGCCATGGGCGCCAGGCTCAATCCCGAAAAATCGAAGGATGTGACGCAGACCGTGGGATTCCGCTTCCCCGACACGAAGGAGGCCTATACCGTGCAGGTGCGGCGCGGCATCGCCTTCATCGAGCCGGCCTTTCCGAACAGGGCGGATATCACCGTCACCGTAAGCTCAAACACGTGGAAGGATATCGTGACGAAACTTGTCAACCCGGCGGCGGCCCTTGCCCGGGGCGATGTGAAGATCGAGGGCGGGGTCCTCAACTTGGTGCGGTTCCTGGACCTTTTCAGCGACTAG
- the modA gene encoding molybdate ABC transporter substrate-binding protein, with protein MNKVITALVTIILITGCQKESANKKFAIAAASSMKHATEMLVEEFVKTHPGLTIDIIPSASDTLTAQILNGAPYDIFLAADMERPGRVYDRGFAVKAPVIYARGRLILFSKKGIRGTSRAFLSENSGSLIAIANPRTAPYGTAAIETLKNMGIGTPKRLITTENVMQAASLALGSADAGLISMSALYTPAMKKYRNGKYWVEIDPVLHSPIEHGMVILKNGRGNKPCGEFHNFVLSPKGKSILKENGFGVD; from the coding sequence ATGAATAAAGTAATAACGGCACTGGTCACGATAATCCTCATCACGGGATGCCAGAAGGAGTCGGCGAATAAAAAATTCGCCATTGCCGCCGCGTCCAGCATGAAACACGCAACCGAGATGCTCGTGGAGGAATTCGTGAAGACCCATCCCGGACTGACCATCGATATCATACCGTCGGCAAGCGACACGCTGACGGCGCAGATACTGAACGGCGCTCCCTATGATATATTCCTGGCCGCGGACATGGAGCGCCCCGGAAGGGTCTACGACAGGGGATTCGCCGTCAAGGCCCCGGTGATATACGCCCGGGGACGATTGATCCTTTTCAGCAAAAAAGGGATTCGCGGCACCAGCCGCGCCTTTCTTTCAGAAAACAGTGGGTCCCTCATCGCAATCGCCAATCCCCGCACCGCTCCCTACGGAACGGCTGCGATCGAGACCCTGAAAAACATGGGCATCGGCACGCCTAAAAGGCTCATTACCACCGAAAACGTCATGCAGGCCGCGTCGCTGGCCCTCGGATCCGCGGACGCGGGGCTCATATCCATGTCCGCCCTTTACACGCCGGCAATGAAAAAATACCGGAATGGAAAATACTGGGTCGAGATCGATCCGGTCCTCCACTCCCCCATCGAGCACGGAATGGTGATCCTCAAAAATGGGCGCGGCAACAAGCCATGCGGGGAATTCCATAATTTCGTGTTATCGCCAAAAGGCAAATCAATCCTGAAGGAGAACGGCTTCGGCGTCGACTGA